The following are encoded in a window of Streptomyces sp. 11x1 genomic DNA:
- a CDS encoding MBL fold metallo-hydrolase, translating to MTQVTDHGGGVRSIEVPIPDNPLGHTLVYVVDTDRGPVLVDTGWDDPASWDRLAAGLSACGTSVAEIHGVVITHHHPDHHGLSGAVREASGAWIAMHAADTAIVRRTRGTGPERWYSYMTDKLTAAGAPEEHLAPLRAPRRPRALPGFSPALPDREIVPGELLDLPGRRVRAIWTPGHTPGHVCLHLEEAHPAQLPGQGRLFSGDHLLPEISPHIGLYEDPDDDTVTDPLGDYLDSLERVGRLGAAEILPAHQYAFTDAAARVRELLAHHELRLTDLLALLSAPLTAWQLAERMEWNRPWPQIPFGSRNIAVSEAEAHVRRLVKLGRAEAVAGTDPVRYVAV from the coding sequence ATGACACAGGTGACCGATCACGGCGGAGGCGTACGGTCCATCGAGGTCCCCATCCCGGACAACCCGCTCGGCCACACCCTCGTGTACGTCGTCGACACCGACCGGGGGCCCGTCCTCGTCGACACCGGCTGGGACGACCCGGCGTCCTGGGACAGGCTCGCGGCGGGCCTGAGCGCGTGCGGCACATCGGTCGCGGAGATCCACGGGGTCGTGATCACGCACCACCACCCCGACCACCACGGCCTCTCGGGGGCGGTGCGCGAGGCGTCCGGGGCGTGGATCGCGATGCACGCGGCGGACACGGCGATCGTCCGGCGCACGCGCGGGACCGGCCCGGAGCGCTGGTACTCCTACATGACGGACAAGCTCACGGCGGCCGGCGCGCCCGAGGAGCACCTCGCGCCCCTGCGGGCCCCGCGCCGCCCGCGCGCGCTGCCCGGGTTCTCCCCCGCGCTCCCCGACCGCGAGATCGTGCCCGGCGAACTCCTCGACCTCCCCGGCCGCCGCGTCCGCGCGATCTGGACGCCGGGCCACACACCCGGACACGTCTGCCTCCACCTGGAGGAGGCGCACCCCGCCCAACTCCCGGGCCAGGGGCGCCTGTTCTCCGGCGATCACCTCCTGCCCGAGATCAGCCCGCACATCGGCCTCTACGAGGACCCGGACGACGACACCGTCACCGACCCCCTCGGCGACTACCTCGACTCGCTGGAACGCGTCGGCCGCCTGGGCGCCGCCGAGATCCTGCCCGCGCATCAGTACGCCTTCACCGACGCGGCCGCGCGCGTACGGGAGTTGCTGGCCCACCACGAGTTGCGGCTCACCGACCTGCTCGCCCTGCTCTCCGCCCCCCTCACCGCGTGGCAGCTCGCCGAACGCATGGAGTGGAACCGCCCCTGGCCCCAGATCCCCTTCGGCTCGCGCAACATCGCGGTCTCAGAGGCGGAGGCCCATGTGCGGCGGCTGGTGAAGCTGGGCAGGGCGGAGGCGGTGGCGGGGACGGATCCGGTGCGGTACGTGGCGGTGTGA
- a CDS encoding aldehyde dehydrogenase, with translation MTELVEHGQLFIGGELTDPLGTDVIEVVSPHTEEVIGRVPHASRADVDRAVATARHAFDHGPWPRTTLDERIEVVTRIKDAFAVRHEEFARIISSENGTPFTSSVMVQALASMMAWDAAITTARDFTYEERRGGVLGQILVRREPVGVVAAVVPWNVPQFTAAAKLAPALLAGCPAILKVSPETPLDAYLLAEIAAEAGLPEGVLSILPADREVSEYLVGHPGVDKVSFTGSVAAGKRVMEVAARNLTRVTLELGGKSAAVILPDADTQTAVNGIAPFAWMINGQACVAQTRILVPRTRYDEFAEAFAAYASALKVGDPLDPATELGPLVAARQQRRSLDYIRIGQEEGAKILTGGGRPADLERGWYVEPTLFGDVDNSMRIAREEIFGPVICLLPYGDEAEAVRIANDSDYGLSGSVWTADDERGIDIARQVRTGTYSVNTFSLDMLGPFGGYKNSGLGREFGPEGYGEYLEHKMIHLPPGYEPPAGVTAGKGVG, from the coding sequence ATGACCGAACTCGTGGAACACGGACAGCTGTTCATCGGCGGGGAGCTGACCGACCCCCTGGGCACGGACGTCATCGAGGTGGTCTCGCCGCACACGGAGGAGGTCATCGGCCGCGTCCCGCACGCCTCGCGCGCGGACGTCGACCGCGCCGTGGCCACCGCGCGCCACGCCTTCGACCACGGCCCCTGGCCCCGGACGACCCTCGACGAGCGGATCGAGGTCGTCACCCGGATCAAGGACGCCTTCGCCGTGCGCCACGAGGAGTTCGCCCGGATCATCAGCTCCGAGAACGGCACCCCGTTCACCTCCAGCGTGATGGTGCAGGCCCTCGCGTCGATGATGGCGTGGGACGCGGCGATCACCACGGCCCGCGACTTCACGTACGAGGAGCGGCGCGGCGGCGTCCTCGGTCAGATCCTGGTCCGGCGCGAGCCGGTCGGTGTGGTCGCGGCGGTCGTCCCCTGGAACGTGCCGCAGTTCACCGCCGCCGCCAAACTCGCCCCCGCCCTGCTCGCCGGCTGCCCGGCGATCCTGAAGGTGTCCCCCGAAACCCCTCTGGACGCCTACCTGTTGGCGGAGATCGCCGCCGAGGCCGGCCTGCCCGAGGGGGTGCTCTCCATCCTTCCCGCCGACCGTGAGGTCAGCGAGTACCTGGTCGGGCACCCGGGCGTCGACAAGGTCTCCTTCACCGGCTCGGTCGCCGCCGGCAAACGCGTCATGGAGGTCGCCGCCCGCAACCTCACCCGCGTCACCCTGGAGCTGGGCGGCAAGTCGGCGGCCGTGATCCTCCCCGACGCCGACACGCAGACCGCCGTGAACGGCATCGCCCCCTTCGCCTGGATGATCAACGGTCAGGCCTGCGTGGCCCAGACCCGCATCCTCGTCCCGCGTACCCGCTACGACGAGTTCGCCGAGGCCTTCGCCGCCTACGCCTCCGCGCTGAAGGTCGGCGACCCCCTGGACCCGGCCACCGAACTCGGCCCGCTCGTCGCCGCCCGCCAGCAGCGCCGCAGCCTCGACTACATCCGCATCGGCCAGGAGGAGGGCGCCAAGATCCTCACCGGCGGCGGCCGTCCGGCGGACCTGGAGCGCGGCTGGTACGTCGAACCGACCCTCTTCGGCGACGTCGACAACTCCATGCGCATCGCCCGGGAGGAGATCTTCGGCCCGGTCATCTGCCTCCTGCCCTACGGCGACGAGGCCGAGGCCGTCCGTATCGCCAACGACTCCGACTACGGGCTCAGCGGCAGCGTCTGGACCGCCGACGACGAACGCGGCATCGACATCGCGCGGCAGGTCCGCACGGGCACCTACTCCGTCAACACCTTCAGCCTCGACATGCTCGGCCCCTTCGGTGGCTACAAGAACTCCGGCCTGGGGCGCGAGTTCGGCCCCGAGGGCTACGGCGAGTACCTGGAGCACAAGATGATCCACCTGCCGCCCGGCTACGAGCCGCCCGCCGGCGTCACGGCGGGCAAGGGCGTCGGATGA
- a CDS encoding ferredoxin, translating to MGDRWHVEVDRSLCIGSAQCVHLAPDSFRLDSAMQSHPAEPETDAHERVLKAAEGCPVEAISIALLGSGEPVFPPEE from the coding sequence ATGGGCGACCGCTGGCACGTGGAGGTCGACCGGTCCCTCTGCATCGGCTCGGCCCAGTGCGTCCACCTCGCCCCGGACTCCTTCCGCCTCGACTCCGCCATGCAGTCCCACCCCGCCGAACCGGAGACCGACGCCCACGAACGCGTCCTGAAGGCGGCGGAGGGGTGCCCGGTGGAGGCGATCTCCATCGCCCTGCTCGGGAGCGGGGAGCCGGTGTTCCCGCCGGAGGAGTAG
- a CDS encoding tetratricopeptide repeat protein, with protein MRKAEAKRLIEQAYAAWDAEEWQRAADLYEQVLAHFPDEKPSAAWWYDAALGHKFLCHWDKAFELGVQAAARAPRGEGDPAFWNLGIAATIRRDWAVARDAWAGFGIQVPDGEGEIEGRFGHACVRLDTDGRHEVVWIERLCPTRGRVVNVPVTGGRRYGEIVLHDGQPNGERVVDGSTFPVFDELLLFEGSDLPTLEVTVAVGESADLAALLALFGDHDFGAETADSVTVHCACCSEGTLHKEATPTRTGAQRVRLAAPEEDARRLLDRWAGEKAIGRSWSGLEIMG; from the coding sequence GTGCGGAAGGCCGAGGCCAAGAGGCTGATCGAGCAGGCGTACGCGGCCTGGGACGCCGAGGAGTGGCAGCGCGCCGCCGACCTCTACGAACAGGTGCTCGCCCATTTCCCGGACGAGAAGCCGAGCGCGGCGTGGTGGTACGACGCCGCGCTCGGCCACAAGTTCCTGTGCCACTGGGACAAGGCCTTCGAGCTGGGCGTCCAGGCCGCCGCCCGCGCGCCACGCGGCGAGGGCGACCCCGCGTTCTGGAACCTCGGCATCGCGGCGACGATCCGCCGCGACTGGGCGGTCGCGCGCGACGCCTGGGCCGGTTTCGGCATCCAGGTCCCGGACGGCGAGGGCGAGATCGAGGGCCGCTTCGGTCACGCCTGTGTGCGCCTGGACACCGACGGTCGGCACGAGGTGGTGTGGATCGAGCGGCTGTGCCCGACGCGCGGCCGCGTGGTGAACGTCCCCGTGACGGGCGGCCGCCGCTACGGCGAGATCGTCCTGCACGACGGCCAGCCCAACGGCGAACGCGTCGTCGACGGCTCGACCTTCCCCGTCTTCGACGAGCTGCTGCTCTTCGAGGGGTCCGACCTGCCCACCCTCGAAGTGACGGTCGCGGTCGGCGAGAGCGCCGACCTGGCGGCCCTCCTCGCTCTCTTCGGCGACCACGACTTCGGTGCGGAGACCGCCGACAGCGTCACCGTGCACTGCGCCTGCTGCAGCGAGGGCACGCTCCACAAGGAGGCGACCCCGACCCGCACCGGCGCCCAGCGCGTGCGCCTCGCGGCCCCGGAGGAGGACGCGAGACGGCTGCTGGACCGGTGGGCGGGCGAGAAGGCGATCGGGCGGAGCTGGAGCGGGCTGGAGATCATGGGCTAG
- a CDS encoding TetR family transcriptional regulator, whose amino-acid sequence MPAEAKVETKLEAKVEAKMDAGTARPDSPPLTERQEARRRRILHTSAQLASRGGFDAVQMREVAESSQVALGTLYRYFPSKIHLLVATMQDQLEHMHGTLRKKPPTGETAAERVAETLMRAFRALQREPHLADAMVRALTFADRSVSPEVDQVSHQTTAIILDAMGLDDPTAEQLSAVRVIEHTWHSALITWLSGRASIAQVKIDIETVCRLIDLTAPRTSSK is encoded by the coding sequence ATGCCTGCGGAAGCCAAGGTGGAGACCAAGCTGGAGGCGAAGGTGGAGGCGAAGATGGATGCCGGCACCGCGCGACCGGACTCGCCGCCCCTCACGGAGCGCCAGGAGGCACGCCGGCGCCGCATCCTGCACACGAGCGCCCAGTTGGCCAGCCGGGGCGGCTTCGACGCCGTGCAGATGCGCGAGGTCGCGGAGTCCTCACAGGTCGCCCTGGGGACCCTCTACCGCTACTTCCCCTCCAAGATCCATCTGCTGGTCGCCACCATGCAGGATCAGCTGGAGCACATGCACGGCACACTCCGCAAGAAGCCCCCGACCGGCGAGACGGCCGCCGAGCGCGTCGCCGAGACCCTGATGCGGGCCTTCCGGGCCCTGCAGCGCGAGCCCCACCTCGCCGACGCGATGGTGCGCGCCCTCACCTTCGCCGACCGCAGCGTCAGCCCCGAGGTCGACCAGGTCTCCCACCAGACCACCGCGATCATCCTCGACGCCATGGGGCTGGACGACCCGACCGCCGAGCAGCTCTCCGCCGTCCGCGTCATCGAGCACACCTGGCACTCGGCCCTCATCACCTGGCTCTCCGGCCGCGCGTCCATCGCCCAGGTGAAGATCGACATCGAAACGGTCTGCCGCCTGATCGACCTGACGGCCCCGAGAACAAGCAGCAAATAG
- a CDS encoding glycosyltransferase family 4 protein — protein MTAEASRAGSRRDLAADGGRPLDIALLTYKGNPFCGGQGVYVRHLSRELARLGHRVEVIGSQPYPVLDEDAVPDDGPGRISLTELPSLDLYRQPDPFRTPKRDEYRDWIDALEVATMWTGGFPEPLTFSLRARRHLRARRGEFDVVHDNQTLGYGLLGDVGAPLVTTIHHPITVDRQLELDAAEGRQRRMSVRRWYAFTRMQKRVARRLPSVLTVSGTSRQEIVDHLGVRDDRMHVVHIGADTDLFSPNPEVPQVPGRIVTTSSADVPLKGLVFLVEALAKVRTEYTAAHLVVVGKRPTEGPVAQAIERYGLEGAVDFVKGISDAELVDLVRSAEVACVPSLYEGFSLPAAEAMATGTPLVATTGGAIPEVAGPDGETCLAVPPGDPGALATALGRLLGDPGLRQRLGRAGRERVLRRFTWAKAAEGTVAHYREAIARKGVSAAGAAAAVDGVEAVEEAAETHRESANRESRATC, from the coding sequence GTGACCGCTGAGGCCAGTCGGGCGGGGTCCCGACGTGACCTTGCCGCCGACGGCGGGCGACCGCTCGACATCGCGCTCCTCACCTATAAAGGGAACCCGTTCTGCGGGGGCCAGGGCGTCTACGTACGGCACCTCTCACGCGAGCTGGCCCGGCTCGGTCACCGCGTCGAGGTGATCGGCTCCCAGCCCTACCCCGTGCTCGACGAGGACGCCGTCCCCGACGACGGACCGGGCCGGATCTCCCTCACCGAGCTGCCCAGCCTCGACCTCTACCGCCAGCCCGACCCCTTCCGCACCCCGAAGCGGGACGAGTACCGCGACTGGATCGACGCCCTCGAAGTGGCGACGATGTGGACCGGCGGTTTCCCCGAGCCACTGACCTTCTCGCTCCGCGCCCGCCGCCATCTGCGCGCCCGGCGCGGCGAGTTCGACGTCGTCCACGACAACCAGACCCTCGGGTACGGGCTGCTGGGGGACGTGGGGGCCCCGCTCGTCACCACCATCCACCACCCCATCACCGTCGACCGGCAGTTGGAGCTCGACGCGGCCGAGGGCCGGCAGCGGCGGATGTCGGTGCGCCGCTGGTACGCGTTCACCCGTATGCAGAAGCGGGTCGCGCGCCGTCTGCCGTCCGTGCTCACCGTCTCCGGCACCTCCCGTCAGGAGATCGTCGACCACCTCGGCGTGCGCGACGACCGGATGCACGTCGTGCACATCGGCGCCGACACCGACCTCTTCTCGCCGAATCCCGAAGTGCCGCAGGTGCCCGGCCGGATCGTCACCACCTCCAGCGCCGACGTGCCGCTCAAGGGGCTCGTCTTCCTCGTGGAGGCGCTCGCCAAGGTGCGCACCGAGTACACCGCCGCCCATCTGGTCGTCGTCGGCAAGCGGCCCACCGAGGGCCCGGTCGCCCAGGCGATCGAACGGTACGGCCTCGAAGGCGCTGTCGACTTCGTCAAGGGCATCTCCGACGCCGAACTGGTCGACCTGGTCCGCTCGGCCGAGGTCGCCTGCGTGCCCTCGCTGTACGAAGGGTTCTCGCTGCCCGCCGCCGAGGCCATGGCCACCGGTACGCCCCTGGTCGCCACCACCGGCGGAGCCATACCGGAGGTCGCCGGACCCGACGGCGAGACCTGCCTCGCGGTTCCGCCGGGCGATCCGGGTGCCCTGGCCACCGCGCTCGGCCGCCTCCTCGGCGACCCCGGCCTGCGGCAGCGGCTCGGCCGCGCGGGGCGCGAGCGCGTACTGCGGCGGTTCACCTGGGCCAAGGCCGCCGAGGGCACGGTCGCCCACTACCGCGAGGCGATCGCCCGCAAGGGCGTCTCGGCCGCCGGAGCCGCCGCAGCCGTCGACGGCGTCGAGGCCGTCGAAGAAGCAGCAGAAACACACCGCGAAAGCGCCAACCGCGAAAGCAGGGCCACGTGCTGA
- a CDS encoding class I SAM-dependent methyltransferase, translating to MLTVDFSRFPLAPGDRVLDLGCGAGRHAFECYRRGAQVVALDQNAEEIREVAKWFAAMKEAGEAPEGATATAMEGDALALPFPDESFDVVIISEVMEHIPDDKGVLAEMVRVLKPGGRIAVTVPRYGPEKVCWALSDAYHEVEGGHIRIYKADELLAKIREAGLKPYGTHHAHALHSPYWWLKCAFGVDNDKALPVKAYHKLLVWDIMKKPLATRVAEQALNPLIGKSFVAYATKPHLPRIAGEAGTEAEAGTEAGAAAK from the coding sequence GTGCTGACCGTCGACTTCTCCCGGTTCCCGCTCGCCCCGGGGGACCGGGTCCTGGATCTCGGCTGTGGAGCGGGCCGGCACGCCTTCGAGTGCTACCGGCGAGGCGCCCAGGTCGTGGCCCTGGACCAGAACGCCGAGGAGATCCGCGAGGTCGCCAAGTGGTTCGCGGCGATGAAGGAGGCGGGCGAGGCCCCCGAGGGCGCCACCGCCACCGCGATGGAGGGCGACGCCCTCGCGCTGCCCTTCCCCGACGAGTCCTTCGACGTCGTCATCATCTCCGAGGTGATGGAGCACATCCCCGACGACAAGGGCGTCCTCGCCGAGATGGTCCGGGTGCTCAAGCCCGGCGGCCGCATAGCCGTCACCGTGCCGCGCTACGGCCCCGAGAAGGTCTGCTGGGCGCTCTCGGACGCGTACCACGAGGTCGAGGGCGGTCACATCCGCATCTACAAGGCGGACGAGCTGCTGGCCAAGATCCGCGAGGCGGGCCTCAAGCCGTACGGCACCCACCACGCCCACGCCCTGCACTCGCCCTACTGGTGGCTGAAGTGCGCGTTCGGCGTCGACAACGACAAGGCGCTGCCGGTGAAGGCGTACCACAAGCTGCTGGTCTGGGACATCATGAAGAAGCCGCTGGCGACGCGGGTCGCCGAGCAGGCCCTCAACCCCCTGATCGGCAAGAGTTTCGTGGCCTACGCGACCAAGCCGCACCTGCCCCGGATCGCCGGGGAAGCCGGGACCGAGGCCGAAGCCGGCACCGAGGCCGGGGCGGCCGCCAAGTGA
- a CDS encoding prenyltransferase/squalene oxidase repeat-containing protein, with translation MTTPRTEHLVLPGVLTAEEAAATVRGVLAVQRADGAIPWFRGHHLDPWDHTEAAMALDAAGEHEAAERAYEWLRRHQNEDGSWYAAYADGDAHDVTDRGRETNFVAYIAVGVWHHYLATGDDTFLDRMWPAVYAAIECVLRLQQPGGQIGWKREDDGTPVNDALLTGSSSIHHALRCALAIAEQREEPQPDWELAVGALRHAIRRHPERFLDKDRYSMDWYYPVLGGALTGAEAKSRIEEGWDRFVVPGFGVRCVVPNPWVTGGESAELALALWAMGESDRALEILQSLQHLRDPDSGLYWTGYVFEDGAVWPEELTSWTAGSLLLAVAALGGDEATCAVFGGERLPSGLDAECC, from the coding sequence GTGACGACGCCCCGGACAGAACACCTGGTCCTGCCCGGGGTCCTCACCGCGGAGGAGGCCGCCGCCACCGTGCGGGGCGTCCTCGCGGTGCAGCGCGCGGACGGCGCCATCCCGTGGTTCCGCGGACACCACCTCGACCCGTGGGACCACACCGAGGCGGCCATGGCCCTGGACGCCGCCGGTGAGCACGAGGCCGCCGAGCGCGCCTACGAGTGGCTGCGCCGGCACCAGAACGAGGACGGCTCCTGGTACGCCGCGTACGCCGACGGCGACGCCCACGACGTCACCGACCGGGGCCGCGAGACCAACTTCGTCGCCTACATCGCCGTCGGTGTCTGGCACCACTACCTGGCCACCGGCGACGACACCTTCCTCGACCGCATGTGGCCCGCCGTCTACGCGGCGATCGAGTGCGTCCTGCGGCTCCAGCAGCCCGGCGGGCAGATCGGCTGGAAGCGCGAGGACGACGGCACACCGGTGAACGACGCCCTGTTGACGGGCAGTTCATCCATCCACCACGCGCTGCGCTGCGCCCTCGCGATCGCCGAGCAGCGCGAGGAGCCGCAACCCGACTGGGAGTTGGCGGTGGGTGCCCTGCGCCACGCGATACGCCGGCACCCCGAGCGGTTCCTCGACAAGGACCGCTACTCGATGGACTGGTACTACCCGGTGCTCGGCGGCGCGCTCACCGGCGCCGAGGCCAAGTCCCGCATCGAGGAGGGGTGGGACCGTTTCGTCGTCCCCGGCTTCGGTGTCCGCTGCGTGGTCCCCAACCCCTGGGTGACCGGCGGCGAGTCGGCCGAACTCGCCCTGGCGCTCTGGGCGATGGGCGAGTCCGACCGCGCCCTGGAGATACTCCAGTCCCTCCAGCACCTCCGCGACCCCGACTCCGGCCTGTACTGGACGGGGTACGTCTTCGAGGACGGGGCGGTCTGGCCCGAGGAACTCACCTCCTGGACCGCGGGTTCACTGCTGCTGGCCGTGGCCGCGCTCGGGGGCGACGAGGCGACGTGCGCGGTGTTCGGAGGGGAGCGGTTGCCCTCCGGGCTGGACGCGGAGTGCTGCTGA
- a CDS encoding LLM class F420-dependent oxidoreductase, whose protein sequence is MRLGLALGYWGRGPSADHVPLAQEAERLGYDSVWTAESWGSDAFTPLTWIAARTSRIKLGTAVAQMAARSPTTTAMHALTLDHLSGGRAMLGLGLSGPQVVEGWYGRPFPRSPLTATREYVDVVRQVLRREAPVELDGRYHPLPYDGPDGTGIGKALKSITHPLRAGLPVLLGAEGPKNIAQTARIADGWLPLYWSPSRTEVYEASLTDAPEGFLVAPMARARVCDDVAEGLLPVKAMLGFYIGGMGHARRNFHADLMARMGYEEEARRIQRLFLDGRREEAVLAVPDAFADEISLVGPRERIAERLESWRKGPVTDLLVLAPDPHTLRVLAELNS, encoded by the coding sequence ATGCGGCTCGGTCTGGCACTCGGCTACTGGGGGCGCGGCCCCTCGGCGGACCATGTCCCGCTCGCCCAGGAGGCGGAGCGGCTCGGGTACGACTCGGTGTGGACCGCCGAGTCGTGGGGCTCGGACGCCTTCACACCGCTCACCTGGATCGCGGCGCGGACGTCCAGGATCAAGCTGGGCACGGCGGTCGCGCAGATGGCCGCCCGGTCGCCGACCACCACCGCGATGCACGCCCTGACCCTGGACCATCTCTCCGGTGGCCGGGCCATGCTGGGGCTCGGGCTCTCCGGGCCTCAGGTCGTCGAGGGCTGGTACGGGCGGCCGTTCCCGAGATCGCCGCTCACCGCGACCAGGGAGTACGTCGACGTCGTTCGCCAAGTACTCAGGCGCGAGGCTCCTGTTGAGCTCGACGGGCGCTATCACCCCCTACCCTACGACGGGCCGGACGGTACCGGCATCGGCAAGGCGCTGAAGTCCATCACCCACCCGCTGCGGGCCGGTCTCCCCGTCCTGCTCGGCGCGGAGGGACCGAAGAACATCGCGCAGACGGCCCGGATCGCGGACGGCTGGCTGCCGTTGTACTGGTCGCCGTCACGGACCGAGGTCTACGAGGCCTCGCTGACCGACGCGCCCGAGGGCTTCCTCGTCGCTCCCATGGCACGGGCGAGGGTCTGCGACGACGTCGCCGAGGGGCTGTTGCCGGTGAAGGCCATGCTCGGCTTCTACATCGGCGGGATGGGGCACGCCCGGCGCAACTTCCATGCCGACCTCATGGCCCGCATGGGGTACGAGGAGGAGGCCCGGCGCATCCAGCGGCTCTTCCTCGACGGGCGGCGCGAGGAGGCCGTGCTCGCCGTGCCGGACGCGTTCGCGGACGAGATCTCGCTGGTCGGGCCGCGCGAACGGATCGCGGAACGGCTGGAGTCGTGGCGCAAGGGACCGGTGACGGACCTGCTGGTGCTGGCCCCCGATCCGCACACGCTGCGGGTGCTGGCGGAGCTCAACTCCTAG
- a CDS encoding DUF5336 domain-containing protein translates to MNIRSLTRGDGVVIGAAVLLFIASFLDTFDGSGDDIPNAWDNLGLVMSMYVGGIIGAVLIVIARALPQPPKVVGLDLGQLGVALTIFAAWTSFWSIIDPLGAMEEFFGSFGGSEPESGAGLILGLIAALLLAAAAVATPLVPALKAALVGAPRPAAPQPYGAQPPGGYGYPGAGAPGPFGAGQPQPGQPGPAAPFGGAPQQAAAPQPPASDFSPFWFAVPVARPLFAEDGSQSTIAELAPGTWYLAVEQRGANLVAQTQDGRRGVLQDTSGIQRG, encoded by the coding sequence GTGAATATCCGCTCCCTCACCAGAGGCGACGGCGTCGTGATCGGAGCAGCGGTGTTGCTGTTCATCGCGTCGTTCCTCGACACGTTCGACGGCTCCGGCGACGACATCCCCAATGCCTGGGACAACCTCGGCTTGGTGATGAGCATGTACGTGGGCGGCATCATCGGCGCGGTGTTGATCGTCATCGCCCGTGCGCTGCCGCAGCCGCCCAAGGTCGTCGGTCTCGACCTGGGCCAGCTCGGGGTGGCCCTGACGATCTTCGCCGCGTGGACCTCGTTCTGGTCGATCATCGACCCGCTGGGCGCGATGGAGGAGTTCTTCGGCAGCTTCGGCGGCTCGGAGCCCGAGTCCGGCGCCGGTCTCATCCTCGGTCTGATCGCCGCGCTGCTCCTGGCCGCCGCCGCCGTCGCCACCCCCCTCGTCCCCGCTCTCAAGGCCGCCCTGGTCGGCGCCCCGCGGCCGGCCGCCCCGCAGCCGTACGGCGCGCAGCCGCCCGGTGGTTACGGGTACCCGGGCGCCGGTGCGCCGGGTCCCTTCGGTGCCGGTCAGCCGCAGCCCGGGCAGCCGGGCCCGGCAGCGCCGTTCGGTGGCGCTCCCCAGCAGGCGGCGGCGCCGCAGCCGCCGGCCAGTGACTTCTCGCCGTTCTGGTTCGCGGTGCCGGTGGCCCGTCCGCTGTTCGCGGAGGACGGTTCGCAGTCGACGATCGCCGAACTGGCGCCGGGCACCTGGTACCTGGCGGTGGAGCAGCGCGGCGCCAACCTGGTCGCCCAGACGCAGGACGGCCGTCGTGGTGTCCTCCAGGACACCAGCGGCATCCAGCGCGGCTGA
- a CDS encoding N-acetylmuramoyl-L-alanine amidase translates to MSYVGPDFDPPQPRRSALGRPLTVAVAAVVVGAVAGWGVWQVTGGSGGGDGGSDSAKVPQTRSATTPPASGDPTASADAGDGDGGKEGDDAEKASPSGSASAPAATGPLKGKVVVIDPGHNPGNFQHTAEINRKVDIGTHAKECDTTGTTTNDGYPEAEFTLDVSRRLRTLLQQQGATVKFTQDDDRAWGPCIDERARIGNAAKADAAVSIHADGSGSGNRGFHVILPGTADEGAADTRPIVAPSRDLGERIAGYFVRATGSAPSNYVGDGTGLVTRTDLGGLNLSTVPKVFIECGNMRDSKDASLLTSGAWRQKAARGISDGITSFLKN, encoded by the coding sequence GTGTCGTACGTAGGCCCGGACTTCGATCCGCCCCAGCCCCGCCGTTCCGCCCTTGGCCGTCCGCTGACCGTGGCGGTGGCCGCGGTCGTGGTCGGGGCGGTGGCCGGGTGGGGGGTCTGGCAGGTCACCGGGGGCTCCGGAGGCGGGGACGGCGGGTCGGACAGCGCGAAGGTGCCGCAGACGCGGTCGGCGACCACTCCCCCGGCGAGCGGCGATCCCACCGCGTCCGCCGACGCCGGCGACGGTGACGGGGGCAAGGAGGGCGACGACGCCGAGAAGGCGAGCCCCTCCGGTTCCGCCTCCGCGCCGGCCGCGACGGGGCCCCTGAAGGGCAAGGTCGTCGTCATCGACCCGGGCCACAACCCCGGCAACTTCCAGCACACCGCCGAGATCAACCGCAAGGTGGACATCGGGACGCACGCGAAGGAGTGCGACACGACGGGGACGACCACCAACGACGGTTACCCGGAGGCCGAGTTCACGCTGGACGTCTCCCGTCGGCTGCGCACGCTCCTCCAGCAGCAGGGCGCCACGGTGAAGTTCACGCAGGACGACGACCGCGCGTGGGGTCCGTGCATCGACGAGCGGGCGCGGATCGGCAACGCGGCGAAGGCGGACGCGGCGGTGTCGATCCACGCGGACGGCTCCGGGTCCGGCAACCGCGGCTTCCACGTCATCCTGCCGGGCACGGCGGACGAGGGCGCCGCGGACACCCGGCCCATCGTCGCCCCGTCACGCGATCTCGGCGAGCGCATCGCGGGCTACTTCGTCCGCGCCACCGGCAGCGCCCCCTCCAACTACGTCGGCGACGGCACCGGCCTGGTCACCCGCACCGACCTCGGCGGCCTCAACCTCTCCACGGTCCCGAAGGTGTTCATCGAGTGCGGCAACATGCGCGACAGCAAGGACGCGTCCCTGCTCACCAGCGGCGCCTGGCGACAGAAGGCGGCCCGGGGAATCTCGGACGGCATCACGAGCTTCCTGAAAAATTGA